In Dyella terrae, one DNA window encodes the following:
- a CDS encoding MtnX-like HAD-IB family phosphatase yields the protein MASWNILCDFDGTISVEDVIDSLLDRFGRPGWEALEQDWRAGRIGSRECMTGQVALLELTREQLDEHLQGLWIDHAFPQFVARTRAAGIPMRVVSDGLDYAIHKILGRYGLDDLPLAANHLSPAATKDHWQLTSPFKAEGCRSGTCKCACVEQARGTGARTLLIGDGASDFCAADRVDFVFAKHRLIEHCRAAGIPYVPITGFEDALELLPRLLDGSLLAEHGHPRVAVAAN from the coding sequence GTGGCTTCCTGGAACATCCTCTGCGACTTTGATGGCACGATCTCCGTGGAGGACGTCATCGACTCGCTGCTTGACCGCTTTGGCCGCCCCGGTTGGGAAGCGCTGGAGCAGGACTGGCGCGCCGGGCGCATCGGTTCGCGTGAATGCATGACCGGCCAGGTGGCTCTGCTCGAGCTGACCCGGGAGCAGCTCGACGAGCACCTGCAGGGCCTGTGGATCGATCATGCGTTCCCGCAGTTCGTGGCCCGCACCCGCGCCGCCGGCATCCCGATGCGCGTGGTCAGCGACGGTCTCGACTATGCCATTCACAAGATCCTTGGCCGTTATGGCCTGGATGACCTGCCGCTGGCCGCGAATCATCTGTCGCCGGCCGCGACCAAGGATCACTGGCAGCTCACCTCGCCGTTCAAGGCCGAGGGCTGCCGCAGCGGTACCTGCAAGTGCGCCTGCGTCGAGCAGGCCCGCGGTACCGGTGCACGCACCTTGTTGATCGGCGATGGCGCCTCGGATTTCTGCGCCGCCGACCGCGTTGATTTCGTCTTCGCCAAACACCGCCTGATCGAGCATTGCCGCGCTGCCGGCATCCCCTACGTGCCGATCACGGGCTTCGAGGACGCGCTGGAATTGCTGCCGCGCCTGCTTGATGGCAGCCTGCTGGCTGAACATGGCCACCCGCGTGTGGCCGTGGCCGCCAACTGA